A genome region from Pseudomonas pergaminensis includes the following:
- a CDS encoding OFA family MFS transporter, whose protein sequence is MSTSTAAGSTAAQPAFLSKERIIAKPGFNRWLVPPAALAIHLCIGMAYGFSVFWLPLSKALGITKPLACAPDMGFIAQVFSSQCDWPISMLGWIYTLFFIFLGCSAAIWGGWLEHAGPRKAGVVSALCWCGGLLISALGIYTHQIWLMWIGSGVIGGIGLGLGYISPVSTLIKWFPDKRGMATGMAIMGFGGGAMVGAPLAAALMGHFATPTSVGVWQSFVVMAAIYFVFMIGGALLYRVPPTGWKPEGWTAPAKKASNAMITHRHVHVNVAWKTPQFRLVWLVLCLNVSAGIGILGMASPLLQEVFGGKLLGVDVPFGQLDAGQLASIAAIAAGFTGLLSLFNIGGRFFWASFSDYLGRKNTYFVFFALGFALYALIPNLGHLGNVALFVAAFCIILSMYGGGFATVPAYLADLFGTQMVGAIHGRLLTAWAAAGVLGPVLVNYLREYQLSIGVERAAAYDITLYILAGLLVLGFLCNLMVRPVADKYFMTDAELAAEQALGHDKGADATTSLEWKAASGTVPLAIAAWLVVGIPLAWGVWVTLQKTAVLFH, encoded by the coding sequence ATGAGCACTAGCACTGCGGCGGGTTCGACTGCCGCACAGCCTGCGTTCCTGTCCAAGGAACGCATTATCGCCAAGCCCGGCTTCAACCGCTGGCTGGTTCCGCCGGCCGCGCTGGCCATCCACCTGTGCATCGGCATGGCCTATGGCTTCTCGGTGTTCTGGCTGCCACTGTCCAAGGCACTGGGTATCACCAAACCGCTCGCCTGCGCGCCAGACATGGGCTTCATCGCCCAAGTCTTCTCGTCCCAATGCGACTGGCCCATCTCCATGCTGGGCTGGATCTACACCCTGTTCTTCATCTTCCTGGGCTGCTCGGCAGCGATCTGGGGCGGCTGGCTGGAACATGCCGGGCCACGCAAGGCTGGCGTCGTGTCGGCACTGTGCTGGTGCGGCGGCCTGCTGATCTCGGCGTTGGGTATCTATACCCACCAGATCTGGCTGATGTGGATCGGCTCCGGGGTCATTGGCGGTATCGGCCTGGGCCTGGGCTATATCTCGCCCGTATCGACCCTGATCAAGTGGTTCCCGGACAAGCGCGGCATGGCCACCGGTATGGCGATCATGGGTTTTGGCGGCGGCGCGATGGTCGGTGCTCCCCTGGCCGCAGCGCTGATGGGCCACTTCGCCACGCCAACCAGCGTGGGCGTATGGCAGAGCTTCGTGGTGATGGCGGCAATCTACTTTGTGTTCATGATCGGCGGCGCATTGCTGTACCGCGTTCCACCGACTGGCTGGAAGCCTGAGGGCTGGACCGCCCCGGCGAAAAAAGCCAGCAACGCGATGATCACCCACCGTCACGTCCACGTGAACGTAGCGTGGAAAACCCCGCAATTCCGCCTGGTATGGCTGGTGCTGTGCCTGAACGTTTCCGCCGGTATCGGCATCCTCGGCATGGCTTCGCCACTGCTGCAGGAAGTGTTCGGCGGCAAGTTGCTGGGTGTGGATGTGCCGTTTGGTCAGCTGGATGCCGGTCAACTGGCCTCTATCGCGGCCATCGCGGCAGGTTTCACCGGTCTGTTGAGCCTGTTCAACATCGGTGGTCGGTTCTTCTGGGCGTCGTTCTCCGACTACCTGGGCCGTAAAAACACCTACTTCGTGTTCTTCGCCCTGGGCTTTGCCCTGTATGCGCTGATCCCGAACCTGGGGCACCTGGGCAACGTGGCGCTGTTCGTGGCGGCGTTCTGCATCATCCTGTCGATGTACGGCGGTGGTTTTGCGACCGTTCCGGCTTACCTGGCCGACCTGTTCGGCACCCAGATGGTTGGCGCGATCCATGGTCGCCTGCTGACCGCCTGGGCCGCGGCCGGTGTACTGGGTCCGGTGCTGGTGAACTACCTGCGTGAGTATCAACTGAGCATCGGCGTCGAGCGTGCAGCTGCGTACGACATCACCCTGTACATCCTGGCTGGCCTGCTGGTGCTGGGTTTCCTCTGCAACCTGATGGTCCGCCCGGTGGCCGACAAGTACTTCATGACCGACGCCGAACTGGCCGCAGAACAGGCGCTGGGCCATGACAAAGGCGCCGATGCCACCACTTCCCTGGAGTGGAAGGCAGCCTCCGGTACCGTGCCATTGGCTATCGCCGCCTGGCTGGTGGTGGGTATTCCGTTGGCGTGGGGTGTGTGGGTGACCCTGCAGAAGACCGCAGTCCTGTTCCACTAA
- the hisB gene encoding imidazoleglycerol-phosphate dehydratase HisB: MAERKASVERDTLETQIKASINLDGTGKARFDIGVPFLEHMLDQIARHGLIDLDIVSKGDLHIDDHHTVEDVGITLGQAFAKAIGDKKGIRRYGHAYVPLDEALSRVVIDFSGRPGLQMHVPYTRATVGGFDVDLFQEFFQGFVNHALVSLHIDNLRGTNTHHQIETVFKAFGRALRMAVELDERMAGQMPSTKGVL, translated from the coding sequence ATGGCCGAACGTAAGGCGTCCGTCGAGCGCGACACTCTGGAAACCCAGATCAAAGCCTCGATCAACCTGGATGGCACCGGAAAGGCCCGATTTGATATCGGTGTACCTTTTCTTGAGCACATGCTGGACCAGATCGCCCGTCACGGGCTGATCGACCTGGATATCGTCAGTAAGGGCGACCTGCATATCGACGACCACCACACGGTGGAAGACGTCGGTATCACCTTGGGCCAGGCATTTGCCAAGGCCATCGGCGACAAGAAAGGCATCCGTCGCTACGGCCACGCCTATGTCCCGTTGGACGAAGCGCTGTCGCGCGTGGTCATCGACTTCTCCGGCCGCCCCGGCCTGCAGATGCACGTGCCCTACACCCGCGCCACCGTCGGCGGCTTCGATGTCGACCTGTTCCAGGAATTCTTCCAGGGTTTCGTCAACCACGCCCTTGTCAGCCTGCACATCGACAACCTGCGCGGCACCAACACCCACCACCAGATCGAAACCGTGTTCAAGGCCTTCGGCCGCGCCCTGCGCATGGCTGTAGAGCTGGATGAGCGCATGGCCGGGCAAATGCCCTCGACCAAGGGCGTCCTGTAA